The proteins below come from a single Oxyura jamaicensis isolate SHBP4307 breed ruddy duck chromosome 1, BPBGC_Ojam_1.0, whole genome shotgun sequence genomic window:
- the TPI1 gene encoding triosephosphate isomerase — MAPRKFFVGGNWKMNGDKKSLGELIHTLNGAKLSADTEVVCGAPSIYLDFARQKLDAKIGVAAQNCYKVPKGAFTGEISPAMIKDIGAAWVILGHSERRHVFGESDELIGQKVAHALAEGLGVIACIGEKLDEREAGITEKVVFEQTKAIADNVKDWSKVVLAYEPVWAIGTGKTATPQQAQEVHEKLRGWLKSHVSDAVAQSTRIIYGGSVTGSNCKELASQHDVDGFLVGGASLKPEFVDIINAKH; from the exons aTGGCGCCCAGGAAGTTCTTCGTGGGGGGCAACTGGAAGATGAACGGCGACAAGAAGAGCCTGGGCGAGCTGATCCACACGCTGAACGGCGCCAAGCTCTCGGCCGACACCG AGGTGGTTTGTGGAGCCCCTTCAATCTACCTTGACTTTGCCCGTCAGAAGCTTGATGCAAAGATTGGAGTTGCAGCACAGAACTGTTACAAGGTGCCAAAGGGTGCTTTCACAGGAGAGATTAG CCCAGCAATGATCAAAGATATTGGAGCTGCATGGGTGATTCTGGGCCACTCAGAGCGAAGGCATGTTTTTGGAGAGTCCGATGAG TTGATTGGGCAGAAGGTGGCTCATGCTCTAGCTGAAGGCCTTGGTGTCATTGCCTGCATTGGAGAGAAGCTGGATGAGAGAGAAGCTGGCATAACAGAGAAAGTGGTTTTTGAACAGACCAAGGCTATTGCTg aTAACGTGAAGGACTGGAGTAAAGTGGTCCTTGCCTACGAGCCGGTTTGGGCTATTGGAACTGGGAAAACTGCAACCCCCCAACAG GCTCAGGAAGTTCATGAGAAGCTGAGGGGATGGCTCAAAAGCCATGTGTCTGATGCTGTTGCTCAATCAACTAGGATCATCTATGGAG GGTCAGTCACTGGCAGCAACTGCAAGGAGCTGGCCTCTCAGCATGACGTGGATGGCTTCCTTGTTGGCGGAGCTTCTCTCAAGCCAGAGTTTGTGGATATTATCAACGCAAAACACTGA